The nucleotide sequence AGAGTCACTATAAGAGAAGAAATTACAAGGTAAAAATATTTTACCCAATGATACGCAGAGATTGGCGTTTAAAAATTGCCATATCAGTTTAAGTTTTTTAATTTTGTCAGGTCAATTTGCTTTGTAATATGATTTGCTTTTACGAAACAAAGTATCGTCAAGATTTTGCGCCTCGCGAGTTGGCAGCGAAATGTTACTGAGATTTGTTGTTCTTCAATAATAATCTTATTGCCGAAGTGGCGGAATTGGTAGACGCGCTGGACTCAAAATCCAGTATGGCTCACCCCATGTGCCGGTTCGAGTCCGGCCTTCGGTACTCGTAAAACCCTCTTCAGGAGGGTTTTATAATATTCAAAAATTGATGAAAATATTCAGTTATAAAAAAATATTTGGTATTCTTTTAACAAGCATCTTTATAGGATTCCTGATTAATTACTTTAATCCTAAAGGCATATCTTTAATTCGGGAAACGCCTGAAATCAATTGGGCTTCTGATTCATTGTTTAACAATCTTGAGACTGTGACCATTGAGGATGATAGTATCACCAGCATTCCGGAAGAAATAAATGTAAATCAATCTGATACTAACTCTCAACCAGAAATTTCATCGAAAAAGAGAGAAGACTTTATTCAACCACCAACTGAGCCAATTAAAACCGAAGATAAAAAAACCGGGACAGTTGTAGCTTTCACTGAGCCAAAAGCTGTTACATTAGATCAAGCTTATAAACTTTTTAATAGTGGAGTCTTGTTCATTGATGCAAGAGATGAAGCAGATTATGTTTTGGGACATATATCTAATTCCATTAATATTCCGTTTGATGATTTTGATAATCACAAACAAAAACTGGAAAAACTTTCCATAGAAAAGCCGATGGTTGTGTATTGTGCTGGGACTGATTGCGATTTAAGTCACCTACTTGCAAATCTTCTTTTTGAAAAAGGTTATAAACAGGTCTATGTTTTCTTTGGCGGCTGGAACGAGTGGATTGAAGCAAATTATTTAATTGATAAATCTGCTGAGTAAAAATGTTTACAAAAGTTTTTAACAATAAATATCTTTTACTGACTTTCAGATTACTCTTAGGTTTTGTTTTTATTTATGCTGCAATTTTTAAAGTAGTGGATGCTCAGGGATTTTCACAATCAATCTATAATTACAAACTGATGCCTGATTTAACAATAAATGCTCTTTCGATTGTAATTCCATGGATTGAATTAGTCGCTGGTTTACTTCTGATATTAGGGATTTCTGTAAAAGAAAATTCACTTATTTTAAGCAGTCTGCTATTAATATTTATCATTGCAATCTCAATCAGCCTTGCAAGAGGATTGAATATTGAATGCGGATGCTTCGGTACTGTAAGTGGCGCAAAAGTAGGATTGTTAAAGATCTTTGAAAATGTTGGTTTGTTCATCGT is from Ignavibacteriota bacterium and encodes:
- a CDS encoding rhodanese-like domain-containing protein, which gives rise to MKIFSYKKIFGILLTSIFIGFLINYFNPKGISLIRETPEINWASDSLFNNLETVTIEDDSITSIPEEINVNQSDTNSQPEISSKKREDFIQPPTEPIKTEDKKTGTVVAFTEPKAVTLDQAYKLFNSGVLFIDARDEADYVLGHISNSINIPFDDFDNHKQKLEKLSIEKPMVVYCAGTDCDLSHLLANLLFEKGYKQVYVFFGGWNEWIEANYLIDKSAE
- a CDS encoding DoxX family membrane protein, which produces MFTKVFNNKYLLLTFRLLLGFVFIYAAIFKVVDAQGFSQSIYNYKLMPDLTINALSIVIPWIELVAGLLLILGISVKENSLILSSLLLIFIIAISISLARGLNIECGCFGTVSGAKVGLLKIFENVGLFIVGLILIKFDSKFLSLSKQ